A region of Epinephelus fuscoguttatus linkage group LG1, E.fuscoguttatus.final_Chr_v1 DNA encodes the following proteins:
- the abraa gene encoding actin-binding Rho-activating protein, whose protein sequence is MTSSGTTAVTPQEPKPFKRAVRKIKCAAMVANLAKSWQGWANEHSTKQEAIPSGWMPSSVEEADNRDRHHEVKLTITPRVIAADAANMSGSKIRTSSVIKTVQPKRSECSSSSDLVNAIRGRMESGPEESKPFLGKESPTRRRQMRALQSGGGGGGGLIQDKKLLLQEKKHGSRSSSVDTEDSGLGEEASLSDNSESKPEQDDIQPKKHTTRPKIKIATTGDIKNRWQQWSKQHIEGQKLNPFSDEFDYDYAMAQRLRKGDAGYGRPKDGSKTAERGDRAHKHIHREMEEMVWIIREMGIKDKEGRTIITFGRLFDRYVKISDKVVGIVLRCRKHKMLDFEGEMLWKGQDDDVIITLRD, encoded by the exons ATGACTAGCAGTGGAACCACTGCCGTTACACCACAGGAGCCTAAGCCTTTCAAACGAGCGGTACGGAAGATAAAATGCGCCGCCATGGTGGCAAACTTGGCCAAGAGCTGGCAGGGCTGGGCCAATGAACACTCCACCAAGCAAGAAGCCATCCCGAGCGGCTGGATGCCTTCATCTGTTGAAGAGGCAGACAATAGAGACCGCCACCATGAGGTTAAACTTACCATCACCCCGCGTGTAATCGCTGCTGATGCCGCTAACATGAGTGGGAGTAAGATCCGGACCAGTTCTGTTATCAAGACCGTCCAGCCAAAGCGCAgtgagtgcagcagcagcagtgatttGGTCAACGCCATTCGAGGCAGGATGGAGTCAGGTCCCGAGGAGAGCAAGCCATTCTTGGGTAAGGAGTCGCCGACACGGCGGCGCCAGATGAGGGCGTTACagagcggaggaggaggaggaggaggactcaTCCAAGACAAGAAGCTTTTGCTCCAAGAGAAGAAACATGGGTCGCGGAGCAGCAGTGTTGATACAGAGGACAGCGGGCTGGGAGAGGAGGCCAGCCTCAGTGACAACAGCGAATCAAAACCTGAGCAGGACGACATCCAGCCCAAGAAACACACCACCAGGCCCAAG ATTAAGATCGCCACTACGGGTGACATCAAAAACCGCTGGCAGCAGTGGTCCAAGCAGCACATAGAGGGCCAGAAGCTCAACCCCTTCAGCGACGAGTTCGACTACGATTATGCCATGGCCCAGCGCCTCCGCAAGGGCGACGCTGGCTACGGTCGACCCAAAGATGGCTCCAAGACGGCAGAGAGGGGCGACAGGGCCCACAAACACATCCACagggagatggaggagatggtgTGGATTATCAGAGAAATGGGCATCAAGGATAAAGAGGGAAGGACCATCATTACCTTCGGCCGGCTCTTTGACCGCTATGTGAAGATCTCGGACAAGGTGGTGGGCATCGTGCTGCGCTGCCGCAAACACAAGATGCTGGACTTTGAAGGGGAGATGCTGTGGAAGGGACAGGATGATGACGTCATCATTACGTTGAGGGACTGA